A single Maridesulfovibrio ferrireducens DNA region contains:
- a CDS encoding DUF1295 domain-containing protein, whose protein sequence is MFDIILGSASLVLGYFTLLYIIALIKKDNSIVDIAWGMGFVLVGLYSLWLSPEMNWRLILVVGLISMWGLRLSTYILLRNKGKKEDFRYAKWRQDWGKYWVIRSFIQVFLIQAFFLLTIAYPILMLSQSTFVRFSCLDYLGLTIWLIGFYFQAVGDSQKSTFKNNPANKGKIMQSGLWKYTRHPNYFGESTMWWGIFIITLNIEHGLYAIFSPMIITFLLLFVSGIPLLEKKYDGNPEFQDYKESTIAFIPWFPKQNNRAQYH, encoded by the coding sequence ATGTTTGATATTATTCTAGGAAGTGCAAGTCTAGTTTTAGGATATTTTACTTTATTGTATATTATTGCCTTAATCAAGAAAGATAATTCAATTGTTGATATTGCATGGGGTATGGGCTTTGTTTTAGTGGGTTTATACTCTCTTTGGTTGAGTCCTGAGATGAATTGGAGATTAATCTTGGTAGTTGGATTGATAAGTATGTGGGGATTACGACTTTCAACATATATTTTATTAAGAAACAAAGGGAAAAAAGAGGACTTTCGTTATGCTAAATGGCGACAAGATTGGGGTAAATATTGGGTAATAAGAAGCTTTATTCAAGTATTCTTAATTCAAGCTTTCTTTTTATTAACTATTGCCTACCCGATTTTAATGCTATCTCAAAGCACTTTTGTTAGATTTTCTTGCTTAGATTATTTGGGTCTGACAATTTGGCTTATTGGTTTCTATTTCCAAGCAGTAGGAGACAGTCAGAAATCAACCTTCAAAAATAACCCGGCTAATAAGGGAAAAATTATGCAAAGTGGTTTATGGAAATATACTCGACACCCAAATTACTTTGGTGAATCAACTATGTGGTGGGGTATTTTTATCATCACTTTGAATATTGAACATGGATTATATGCTATATTTAGTCCCATGATTATAACATTTCTCTTACTCTTTGTTTCCGGAATACCTTTATTGGAAAAGAAGTATGATGGGAATCCTGAATTTCAAGATTATAAAGAGTCTACAATTGCTTTCATCCCCTGGTTTCCTAAACAGAATAACAGAGCTCAGTATCATTAG